Within Diospyros lotus cultivar Yz01 chromosome 15, ASM1463336v1, whole genome shotgun sequence, the genomic segment CCACCGACACTGTCTTTTAACCCCAGTTCTCTCACCAATTCCTCGTATGCGTTATTCGCCGCTCTGTTTAGAGCGATTTCCTTCTTGCTGCGGCAGCTGCCTCTTCCCTTCAGTCTATTGCCCACGATGATTTCGTAGGCGCCTTCTTTCAACCATCGATCAACTACTCGAACCTTCAGGCCGTTCTTCTGGCATGTCTCGTAAAGCTTCTTTACAGGATGCGCTCCAAGCAATTCTGGAGTAATAAGCGGCTGCAACAGGCCTTTAGCTACCTATCATAAAGTATGATCTGACTTCGTTCAATGTCATACCAGTTTGAAGGCGATGATGTATAAACaaactcaaaaaagaaaaaaatggtacATTTTAGAAAGGCAAAAATGTGCTCCATAGGAGGAGAAGCGTGCTGCATTCATGGTTCAAGGTAGAGAAAAGTAGCAGTAAGCATCAATAACTGTTAGAAGCAAAGTTGTCAAATCCGTTCCATACTAGAAGAAAATCAGTACAAAACTATCCGTGTTCTGCCCCGATGCCATACAAATAACAAATTCAATACCTTATCCACTATAGTTTTCACTATTCATAGTCATGGTAAGAGGCTACCAAAGCAAGCCAAAATAGTGGCCCAACATGCAGGAAGAGTCGAGAAAATTAGGATCCAGTAACAATTCAAAACCTTTGTAAACTCAAGTGTCCAGGAAACTGGGATCCAATGATAATTTAGAAACTGTGTAAACTTAGAATGATGACTTCAACTATCTCTCCCTCTGGTCTATTTGCTTACACCTTTTCTCTTTTATGGTTGTTGTCAATTctcccaaaaagaaattaaaggttTGTTTTGGAAAAGGCATGCCATGCGCAACAATCCTCGTATTCCAAAAGCATAACGCCATTACCAAGTGTTTTTCCATTAGTTAGTAGCAATTACGAGTTATAATCAATTATAAAGGGCACTGACATGTATGCCTCTGGAATAATGATTCTAAAAATTATCCAGAAAAAGACTACACAAGATGTTCAAGGGGCAGACCTTCCAAGTGGTGTCAATTGAAGAATTACTGTCAACGAATGTGGCCCCTATTGTGGATTCAACAATATCAGCAAGAAACTTTGGAGCATTGATCAGTCCATTAGAATGCAAAGGATGCCGTGGAAGAACAGCAATGAATTCTTGAATCTGCAAAGGCACAATAAATTTAGGTCCCATATTGTTCAAAATTGAATACATTCGGTGgttaacaacaacatatcaagcctttaatctcactaggtggggttggcaACAAAAATTTTAACTAGCCAATAATCTCTTTGTATGTGTCATGACCCCATGAATAtacaaggatatattagtaattatGTATTAGATGTATCGTGGTAGGTTGTACCCTGCTGTTTTGTAGCTGTTGTACATTTcagttgttctaataactgaAAGCctagaaagcctataaataggctaaaatCTAGAGGATTAGAGACAGTTGAACAATAACTGAAATCTGTCTCTCTCAACTTCTCTGATCTGTCTCTTGTTTccctctgattctctctctttctctgttctgTTTGCATTTCCCCCTTATttcttctgatttctctctcctccAATTCTGATTCTATCTCCctcgatttcttccaaatttcctcctaaaaccctaggttaaacctaggttcatgacaaatggtatcagagccaacaaTTATTGGCTGAGAATCTGGGAATTTTTAGCAGTTGATTAAGGTCCAGATTTTGAAGGCAAAGCAGAGTCAAGCAATTTCTGGCTGTGATTCCGGTGAATTCTCTTAGCTACAACAGCCAATAGAAGAAATCTCAGGACATAACAATTAGTCTTGGCTGTTGATAGGCGATTACTAGCAGTTGTTTCTGATCCAATTTTGAAGGGATCAAAGACAGATTGTAACTGAGCAGAACCGGCGGTCCTCGGCTACTGCATTGCGACTTAGGTGATTCAGGAGCCTGATTCAGATATATCACTTAGCAGTTAATTTTGATTAGAATTTGAAGGCAGATCAGATCAATTGATTCAGGAGGCTAATTCAGATTTAGGTGACTCCTAGAAGCAATTTCAGAGGCGGTCCTTGGAAGCTGAACAAGAGGAGACTATCAAGAAGCTGTTTCAGAGGTGATTTTTAAAGGAATTGAACTGTGGAGGCCATCCTGAATCAGATTTAGGTGACTCCTAGAAGCAATTTCAGAGGCGGTCCTTGGAAGCTGAACAAGAGGTGACTATCAATAAGCTGTTTCAGAGGTGATTTTTAAAGGAATTGAACTGTGGAGATGGCCGAAGGGCTTCGTGAAAGTGTACAGTTATTAGAGAAAATACTCAAGGAAGGTTTTGCTAAAATCAATCAAAAGCTGGACAAAATTGACaatttaatgattttgatttcacAGAGATTTCAGATCAGTTTACCAGTGGAATTTCTTTCAAATCCCACTGTAGAATCAATGTGAGTAGGCACTGAAATCCAACCTAATGCTTCCAGTTTGCAGGAAGCTGATGCAGTAGCATTGGAACAAAACATTGATTCAATTGATATGTCGGCTACAAATCAGGTCGGAGATGAGAGTTGTGATGCAGAGAGCTTTCATGCAGCTGATGAGAGGAATACCTGTGACGTCTATTCTAGCCCGGATCAAGTTTTTGATGCTCCACAGACAGATAAAGAAGTTCGGATTGAGCAATTCGGACCAGAATAATCTTATATTGGTTCAACTGTGACaccattggaggagaaatttgttgaaaatgaaCCTTTGGTGCACGCTAGCAAGCAGGAAGCAACAGATGCTTTTAAAGCACTGTTGGAGTCTGTAAAGGTTGAGTCCAGTTGAACATGGCAGCAGACAATGTGAGCAATCATCAATGACAAGAGGTATGATACTTTAAGAACTTTTGGTGAACATAAACAGGCATTTAACGAGTACCTGGACCAGAAAAAGAAGCTGGAGACTGAAGAAAGGCGTAATGACTGCATGAAGATCACAGAAATCACAGATGAAGGTCCTAAGAATATTGTTCCTTTGTCTGTGGCTCTGGAGAAGGCTGAGGAGTCCATAGCTTGAGTTAAAGCAGGCATCAAACAGGTTAAGATAATTCCAGCAGAAGAATATCTGTCTGctgttttgaatgtttttgaTCTTGAACAATATGACAGTCTTGCTGTCATTCAAATGGTGTAGACCAGTTTCTGATACTGGTTTTGGCAGAGAAGGAACAATTGAAGCGGACGGAACAGAAGACTGTCATATGGTTTTGAAGATGATGGCAGAGAAAGTTGCTGCTGGAATTCTTATTGCGACAGTGCATAATTTCTGTATAACGGTCATGGAAATTACTGGAATTTACAAATCAAATGGAGAAGAGAGCCTTGGCATGGAGATCTTTGAGGTCtacattttatatttgcaggaaaagcaaaaggaaaagaacgtaagagaaagaggaaaaggcttagaaggagaaggaaataaaggaaaaaagagaagaaggataaCCAGACTGTGAAGGcaggaattggatgaagaaaacAGTGATTGTTGCTATAATTtattggggacaagaaatctcTCAAGGAAGAGGAATTGTCACCACCCCaaggatatatatattagtaattATGTATTAGATGTATTGTAGTAGGTTGTACCTTGCTGTATTGTAGCTGTTGCACCTTTcagttgttctaataactgaaagcctataaataggctaaaacCTAGAGGATTAGAGATAGTTGAACAATAATCGAAATCTGtttctctctcaacttctctgatctctctctcgtttccgtctgattctctctctctctgttatgTCTGCATTTCCCCGTTATttcttctgatttctccctccaattctaaTTCTATCTccctcaatttcttccaaatttcctcctaaaacccTAGGATAAACTTAGGTTCATGACACTATGGCCTTATCTTCTCATAGTTGGGTGCTTAACAAATGTGCTCAATAATGCATAGTTACCATCAACTCAAGTCTGAGAATTAACCCAACATAGAATTAACTTCTGGTTCTCTAATGCTAAATATGCTCATCGGAAGGCAGTTTTGTCATTTCTAGACATGTATTTATCTTGAAattataaaagagaaaaatttataactttatCCAGAAATTTGGTGCTAGAAGTTCGACTCTTCAGTTTAGGAAATAAACATTGGCAAAAGGCAGCTACATTCTGCAGTGATAAATTACACCAGCATATTAAATGAAACCCAACAACTCAATGAGCCTACACTTACAAAGAGGATAGCTTCAATCTAAGAAGATTAGATGTCTTGACAACCTCTCCATCATGTTTCCTCAAAAACATCAAACAAAACAGAAGTTGGATAGCTCCAATTTATACGCATCCATATGAAAAAAATGGTTATTTGCATAATTTTATGTGCCTAtaacaaatgaataaaaaattggcTCTAGAACTTGTGAATGAACAAATCTCTGTCCCTTACTTGATTGATAAGCACAGGATGTCTATGCCGTAGATACCTATGCAACTTATGTTGGACAGCAACACGTGCAAGCTTCTCTGTATCCACATTGGCAGCACGAAGAGGAGACAGCAACCCTGGGGAAAAATCTGGATACAAGAAAAATTGCTCTTTTGTGATCAAAAGATTCAACACTGAGTCACCCACATACTCAAGTCGCCGGTACGAAAAACAGCTCCCTTTGTAGGTAGGATGTGTAAAGGCCTCCTCTAATAAGTCTCGATCGTTAAAATTATACCCTATGATCTGTTCCACTTCTTCGAGACTCGGAAATGATTTCATCCTCATATTGTTCTCTTCTTGTAAATAGATCTCATTCAACAACTCATTTGAATGTTCCTCTACTTCCCTTGCCTTTAGTAGACCATCCCAAGCAAAGCCTGTAAAACAACATGAACCTTTTCCTATAAGTTGTGCATTTAGGGCAATAATAGATTTCTCAATGTTTCCATATGATTATTTCTGTACATGCTCATATCTGCCAAAAACACAACAACTACAATATTAATACGTATGAGTGATTGGGATCCAAACTTTGAACACTGAAATTCTTGTGCAATTCTATTAAAAGTACTGATCACCTCCCAGTGGAGAAAAAGTTCAAAAATATGCATGCACATACAGTGTTGAGTAAGAAAGAATAAGTCCAGTTCAGATTTGAAAAAGCCACCTCATGTAAGGAGTGGTTTAGAAACTACTAGAAATTTAGCACAGCTACACTCTATTGCCTACCGCACAACTAGAGGTTTGGCAGTGTCTCAGTAAAACTACAGTAAAAACCTATCAAGGTTATTAAACCAATCTTTAAGGTTGGACATGGAAATGAGACAGACCCAGCTAGTTTTTTCACATGCATCCAGGATTCATCAACAAAGTTCATGAAGGAATGCTAACAACCGTGAAACTTGCTCTTCAGTCCATGAATAACTAAGAattataaaagtttttttttttttttaaatataccatTTTGACAAAATACATGCGTATTTTCTCCCCATTTTTTTGAACCAACCGGGTGACTAAGTCTGTGAGAGAGTAATTTAGGTTGAATCCTTTCAATTTCCTTTGCATTTGTTCTGCATCCGTAAATCCTAATTCCATTTGCTCAAttagaaaacagaaaactgcAAATCAACACCAGTAAAGATTAGCGTACAACCGGAAAGGCTCGAAAACGAATTCGCCAAAAACAGTTAAAATGTCGAGGATACAAGAAGATCTAGACACAGACACACAAAATCAAGAAACAAACAAAGAGAGTAAAGTTTAGTGTAAAACCGGAAAGGCTCGAAATCGAATTCGCCAGAAACAGTTCAAATGTCAAAGATACAAGAAGATCTATACACAGACACATAAAATCAAGAAACAAACAAAGAGCGGAAAGTTTGGAGAAAAGGTAGGCACGAGACTAACCGTAGTCGCGGAGGCGTCCGGCGAGGGCTTTGATTGGTCGAATTACGAGTGACCTCATCCAAGATGACCCTGCCATTTTAGCCCAGGTGCTCTGCAAGTCTCTTGGTTTCGGACCAAGAAAAGAAAGACGACTATGAAAtcgaaatacaaaaaaataaaacgaCTATGAACATAAACTAACTCTGATATGTGACGTTTATTtcctttccttcattttcttttttctaaattgtagctattttattattttattttattttataaataatcttttaaCTAGTGTTTGATATAggtcgaaaaaaaatatataaaaagtattttaaatttttgtgttttctagtgtatttgttaaatttatttgataatattttaaaaaaaaagtcacatgaatttttatttaatatttttaaatatgtttatttcaccattttagataaatatatcgtgaatcttataaataagaaaaaaattatgcatatgtCTACAAGtgcattataaaaaatttaataaataatttaataaaaatcttgaaatacttcCTACCAACCATCTTATATattgatttgaaaatcattttaacctTATCTTGACACAAACTTATCTTactattttaacaaacgttatctAGATGGTTTAAACAAGATAAACCTATgttattcaaattaatttttgttccTAAGTAAATGTCAGGGCCTAATTGCTATTATCATGGGCCATCAATCTACTTTTGTGACCTTTATccctaaaaattatatatattatataagagGAACACTTTGAACCGAAGAAATTTGAATTATTGACTCAAATTAATCatcattaaatataaaaattagatttaaaacCAACTCAATCatgattaaatataaaattcaaactcaaaacTGACTTAAATCATAAAGCAAAATGAAATTCATATAAGTTAACACTTCAAATTCTTAAACTCATAAACACCTTTTGAAGATAGGAATGAGATAGGAACAATTTCGCCCCATCACACGGATACACCTTGTACATTTGCTAAATCTAAGAAAAACATGCAAACCATATAACTATAATGATAATGAAAGGCGCAAATGGTCCAAATGGCGTTGTTaagaacccaaaaaaaaaaaaatgataactCTCCCTGCAGCAAGCAAGTACGTAACCATGTGGTACTAAAGAAGTTCAACCAAACCACACGTAAGAATTGCAGATTGCTCATTAAAACTATAAGCCCAGTAATAATAGCTTTTTTGAACATAAAAACATGACACGTGATGGTTTTCTTGCATGCATTTTTGTGTAACAAAAGGAATATATACAAGCAAAATTCGCACATTTACAAAACAAATGTATCTCTGAAATCTTCAACAGCTAAATCTGGGGATTATTCACATGCTTCTCTGCTCATGAGTGCACAAAGGCCCGTATTTGGGCCACTCCCCGAGTGGTACTACCTACCTCCCAGACATTAGATTGACTAGAGCTTGGTTCTTATAGAAGGAGTCGACATCCCAAAGGTCTGTCGAGGATGAAAGGGTCATCAGGGCCACCACAATAGATCTCATGCTGGGCCGTATTTGAGGGTTCTCCTGCGTGCAAGCTTTAGCAAGCTGAGCCATCTGCGGCCAAAATTACCAACAAAGTTTCGTAAGGATAAATGCAAAGCTACAAAGAATGCGATATGGTTTTACCAAAGCCAAAAGAAGAAGCAACACCAAAAAGAGGGAGGGGTGTGGAAGAGGGAATGGATCACCTTCAGAACTGAATCGAGGGGGTAGCCATCGCCAAGCCTAGGGTCAATCAGCTTGGTCAGGTCTTCTATTGGATCAGGCTGACTAAGAACTTCCTCAAACTGTAAAGCATCAGAGGCACGGTTACAGTCAGCTCATTGGCGTATATTGGAGCATTTTACAGCTGGCACCAAATGATGCTTCGGGAATCATGAGAGCTTAAGCAAAAATACATGGATGAACTAAACTTACCAAACCAACGAGGCCCTTTGAGTCAGCCATAGAATCAGTTGGCTTGACTATGGCTTCCTTGGCTGAAATAAGTTCATAGAGGACGACCCCAAAAGCATAGACATCAAGTTTAGGAGAAACATCACCATACTGCGCATATCTGCAAACAAGCACAGCAGGAAGTGATCCATGTTCTTTTGGAGAAAAGTAAAGCCAAAAGCTAGACTTGCATTTTATCAACTTCTTGTGCAACACCTTTTTGGGAGCATCTATTACTGTTATGCATGCAACCTTTAGCATGTCAAATAATGATGAAATTCATTGCCCttgcaaattaaatttactgtatatatatatatatatatatatttttttttgggggaggggggatgGAGGACCCGAGAGTTTTGGCATTTGCTGATGGGTATAGAGGCTTTTGCTATTGATGAAAGGAATGGTCCATTCAATGAGACTGAGGGAAAAGAAATTGTCATCTAGCTAGAGACCCAGAAATAAATAGTGGTAGTGTGAAACCCGGATCACCGGCAGAATAAGCAAGGAAGGATATGATTTCAGGAACTTGGAGCCAAGAGGATAACTAAATATAACATTTAgtcaagaaagaaaagagaggtaTTACGCTATATAAAGCTgaatggtaaaaaaaataaaaccctacCTAAAAAATGAATCCCAATTGAAAAGAAGAAGCTATATTACCATACAAAACACATTACAATGTCACACCAGGAGACTGCATAAATTTTAGCCGCTGCTGACAGATACAGAGGCTTTTGCCCTTTGATGAAAGCAATGATTCATTGAATGAGATTCAGGACCAAAAATGTGTCATCCAACTAGGGAGAGAAAAACTAGCGGTCTAGTGAAGCCAGAATCACTAGCAACATAGGTGAGATGGGATATGCTTTCAGGATCTTAGACCCAACAGGATAACTAAACATAACATTGGTTGAGATAGGAAGGAGAGGTATTACCTCAGATAAAGCTTAATGTTTAAATTGACCCTAGATTGGAAATAAAATGGCTTGTATGGAAGATTGCAGTAATAGATTTTTAATGCTACCACCACATGGAACAAGAGTTAATATAAAGCTGAGATTACTCCATAAACACAAACCGTCATCATGCTAAACCCTTTACGTAGTCACATTGGGAGACCGTTGCACATAAGCTGCCTGAGTTAATAAGATTTGGCAACTTTAGGGCACCAATTCTAAGATTGTTTAATCAGCTTACACTGTGGAGCAAGAAATATTGTTTAATGAGCTTATACCCATGgaacataaaaagaaagaaagaaattggactAGGGAAATCATGTCTTTTGGAACTTTTCCCCTCTTTGGTCCCTAGTCTTTATTTACTCAGACCTTAATTTTATCCCTGCAAATTATTTTCACTCTATTGAACCATTTCCTTTATTTATACTGGCTTTGAATCCCCAACTAGTGGGATAAAGCTAGGTGTGTAGTTAGTGTTATTATATGGACTGGCTGTGAATCACATTGGCCAGTCTTTCCTCCCAGACCTACATTAAATTTCAAGTCACAACTAAAGGTggtacaataattaaaaataggcCATTTATCTATCCTGAGGTATTTCAGCCAAAAGATTCTGAAATACTGTAGACCACAGGTTTTCACCCAGAAATACTAGCTATTGAGTTCGTGGAACCAAATAATATATTCAAGACCTCCCCAACAGACTACCAATGTGAAATAAGAGCTGTGACAGAAACAGTACATGGAAACATTTTTCAATATCAACTTCCCAGATGCTGTTTGTAATTTCCTTATCAGGTTCTAGTACAAGCCCAATCATCCCTAGGAGCCATGTGTTTAAAATTAGACACTACTGTTAATTGAACGATGCAAGAAAACTCCAGGCTCTCTCAGGGATGGGTTGCGGGAAATAAAATCAGATTGTGCCATCATCAAATTTACTCAGTCCATTACAGTACACTTCCACAAAACACCCCCAATATGTAGCTAGAAGCTGATATtgattttccttaaaaaaaaagagagaaaagaatcCATCTTACTCAGGTGACATGTATCCAAATGTACCCACTAGACGTGTAGGCAGGGATGTACTCCCAATATCAGTCAGTTTTGTCAAACCAAAATCTGCAACCTGCaagagaaatattaatacaaaGTGATAGCAAAATTTGGCATGATCCACGAGGCAATAGACTTCATAGAAAAGGGTATCAACCTTCCCATGAAAGTTTTTGTCTATCAGTATATTCGCTGGTTTAATATCACGATGGATATAGACAGGAACAGTATGCTCATGTATATATTCAAGCCCTCTGGCTGAATCAAGTGCAATTTGCACCCTGGTTGACCAAGGCAGGGCTTCCCTCCCTGGAAACAAGTAAATGTTATCATTACCATTGTACTAGTAGAGCACTACCACCAGATAAATTCTTTGCATGCACGTGTTATCTCACCTGATCCACGTAAATGTTGGCTTAAATTACCATTCTCAATATACTCATAGACTAGGCAAAGAGATCCCTCTACACAATATCCTATCAAGCGCACCTGCATTTGACACCCATTAGTTAATTGTGAtgcttaataaaaaataaatcttcacATTCAACAACCAATGAATAATAGACAATAAACAGCTGAACCCTCAAACATTTGTAACAGCAATATATTTGTAATATGAAACCATACCAACTTAAAAAGCCATATGGTACACATTTTAAATACTTATCTCCTACTATAGCATTGCAGGAAGTTTACATCTTAATCTGAATAATATTTTCAGTCATTTATATTAGAAGACTATAAAAAGGACACCCCCAGTGCATAAGAGACTCCTTGCTTTGCAAGGGTCATCTTTGTATGTAGCCTTACTGTGCTCACAAAGAGGCCATTTCCATAATTCAACCTCATGACCTTCCAGTCACAAAAGAACGGCCTTACCATAGATACTAGGACTAAACCTTTATATTAATCCCATTATGTAGGGTTAGCTGCATGAATTTAagccttatttaatttttattactcTAGCTTTTGAAAGTCATATCAGTCCACACATCAAACTAACTAAAAGTGCATAAACCACAATTTTTATCAAGTGTGATGATATGCCTCTTAAGAGAAATCTTTTCCATCAAATTCACCTCCATATAAAAATTTGTATTGCCATATGGTAAATTATTGACACTATCTCATCTAAAAACTAAAGTTATTATGTTGAGGAGTACTTTTtgtctttgtatttttatttatactctTAAATAACTCCCTCTCAGGTGGCCACACTTTCCTTCACAATTGGGCCAAACATGCACGACTGTTTAAATATTAGATTTGCAGTGAGAATCAAACTTACAATCTTTAGCAGTGGTAATGCCATGATATAATTATTGATtaccatctcatctaaaaacACTATTAAAGTGAGGAGccaatttatcttttatactattCTTATACTCTCAACATCATGTAAGTCAAATTACATATTCACATAGGTTTtctgaattttctttttgttttttgataaGACCATTGGTTTTCAAGTGACATATAAGATCAACTCACACAAACTAAGGTATTGATATGATTCTTTGAAGGTAGGTTTTTGACAAATAGATGGTAACACCTAGCTCAACCAAAGTAGTCAAGATAAATTAATAGACATGATAGTTTTCAGGGGATTATTGTCAGCGAAAAAGGATGAATAACACAGGAACACTTAAAAAATGAATTGTTTTGAACATTTTATATAGGGTAATGGACAACCTCATGAAACTATTAGTTAAACCTATTACCTTCTAGTGGTATATGGCAATgcatctaaaagcttaaactGTTAGAAAGATGAATAATATATCCTTTA encodes:
- the LOC127791851 gene encoding ribonuclease 3-like protein 3 isoform X1; its protein translation is MAGSSWMRSLVIRPIKALAGRLRDYGFAWDGLLKAREVEEHSNELLNEIYLQEENNMRMKSFPSLEEVEQIIGYNFNDRDLLEEAFTHPTYKGSCFSYRRLEYVGDSVLNLLITKEQFFLYPDFSPGLLSPLRAANVDTEKLARVAVQHKLHRYLRHRHPVLINQIQEFIAVLPRHPLHSNGLINAPKFLADIVESTIGATFVDSNSSIDTTWKVAKGLLQPLITPELLGAHPVKKLYETCQKNGLKVRVVDRWLKEGAYEIIVGNRLKGRGSCRSKKEIALNRAANNAYEELVRELGLKDSVGGYG
- the LOC127791851 gene encoding ribonuclease 3-like protein 3 isoform X2 produces the protein MCLCIDLLVSLTFELFLANSISSLSGFAWDGLLKAREVEEHSNELLNEIYLQEENNMRMKSFPSLEEVEQIIGYNFNDRDLLEEAFTHPTYKGSCFSYRRLEYVGDSVLNLLITKEQFFLYPDFSPGLLSPLRAANVDTEKLARVAVQHKLHRYLRHRHPVLINQIQEFIAVLPRHPLHSNGLINAPKFLADIVESTIGATFVDSNSSIDTTWKVAKGLLQPLITPELLGAHPVKKLYETCQKNGLKVRVVDRWLKEGAYEIIVGNRLKGRGSCRSKKEIALNRAANNAYEELVRELGLKDSVGGYG